The Buteo buteo chromosome Z, bButBut1.hap1.1, whole genome shotgun sequence region CGGCTCCGGCCCCCGTCCCCGCCGGCCGGCTGGCAAGGCCGCGGCGGCTTCGCCAGCCCACGGCGGCTTTGCCAGCCCACGGCTGCCGGGGACGCCAGGCTAGGCCAGGCCGGGGgaaggaggcggcggcggcggcgtgggGGGGAACCTCCGCCCGCGGGGAGACGCGGCGGACGCGGACGCCCGGCCTGACGGGCGCTTAAAACCGCGCCGGGCGGaggggccccgccgccgccgccgccaccgccggcGGGCCGGCGGGGAGGCCAGCGGCGGCCCGGCGCAGAGGGCAggcggcagggagggagagacgCTAGAGCcgcggcagcagcggcagcaaGATGGAGGCCAGCAGCGGCcaggccgcggcggcggcggcggcgggccggccgGCGCTGTCCGCCTGCACGGGGAAGCCGGGCTCGGAGCCCGCATTGTCCTCCGCGTCGTCCCTCCCCTTCTGGCTCGGCTCCTCCTCGTAGTCCTCGTCGTAGTACTCCTCCAGGCCGCCGTCCgagccgccgctgctgccggcGCCGTTGCCGCCCATGTCCGCGCCGAAGCAGAGGCGGGCCATGTTCTCCTTGACCGACTCGCAGATGGGCCGCTCCAGCCCGTCGCAGACGCAGTCGTTGAGCAGCACGGCCTTGGGCACGGCCAGCATGTCCTCGATGACGGCGCGGCACTCCGGCGTGCAGCGCAGCCCGTTGAAGAGCTTCCCGCAGTAGGTCATGTAGCGGTTGAGCGCCAGGCTGCAGCGGCTGTCCCAGTCGCAGCGCCGGCGCGCCTCCGTGCAGCCCATGacgccggcgccgccgccgccggggccgccgccggggccgccggggccgccgccgccggggccgccgccggggccgccgggcCCTCCGGCCGCCGGGCTGCTGGtgcggggcaggcagggctcgATGGCGCGCTTGGTGGCGCGGCAGTTCTCGTCCTGCGCGCAGTCGCAGTCCTCCAGCGCCGGGCCGCGCCGGGTGTGGTTGAGCTGGATGAGGGCCGCGATGCAGTGGCTGGGGCACCGCCGCCTGGAGGAGGCGGCGGAGCCTGCAGCGGCCGCCGGCCCgtccccgccgcctcccgccggcggctgctgcaggagcaccGGGGCGCACGCCTCGGCGTACTGGTTGTACGCGTAGCTGCACTCGGGCTCCCCCTGACACTGCAGCACCGCCTGCCAGCAGATCAGCCGCCGGCCCTGCACCAGCGAGCCCCGCGGCGGCCACAGGGCGCCCAGCGCCGCCGCCAGCCACAGCCAGGCGGCCGGCCGCGGCcagcggcccccgccgccgcctccgtGCCGAGCGGGCGAGCGGGCCACCAtcgcgggcggcggcggctgctgccgcCGCAGGCGAGCGGGGGAGAGGCGCTGGTAgacgaggaggaggacgaggagcaggaggaggacgacgacgaggaggaggacgagggcgaggaggaggacgaggaggagcTGCCGCCCGTGGAAAAGTTTGCAGAACTCCCGCCGGCCGTGTGCATCAGGTCCCCTCGCATCAATCCATCCGCGCCGGCTCCGGGGCACTCCAGCCCACCCGGGAGCTGAAACCGGCGAGGCCGCGGTACGAAGCAGGCGCCCGGGGCCGTCCCGTGCCCCCCACCCGCTGCTCCCGGCTTGGCGACGGCGGCGAAGGCGCCTGGAGAGGCCGGGGGGAATCAGTGCAAACGGGGGCTCGGAGGAGAGCGGCCCCGCAGTGCGCTCGGGGACTTGCAGACTGCTCCGGGAGAGCTCATGGTGCTGTCCTGCTCCTCATGCAGTTCCGttgctctctcctttttttttttttttcttttcttttttttgcacaaaataaatgcccagctgctgctgccgccgctgccgccgccgccgccgcctcctcctcggGAGCTTTTAACTCTCCGCTCGCGGCATCTCTGCACATGCCAGCCGCTCCGATCCCATTCACCGTCCCGGCTCCGCTCGCTCCCTCTCGGTACGGGTTGCACTTTCGGGTGGCGGGGAGGAGAAATGTCTCTCCCCGCTAGCAAGAAGATAGCAcgggggaaggagaagaggcagcCTTCAGGGTCTCTTTCTCTGGGCGACTGATGCTGCTTCTGTTGTCAACAAACCCTGCAAGCTGCTCTGCGGATCCGTCTGtggatctttttttctttgcaaggcTTTAAATACAAAAGTGCCCTCCGAGCAGCAGCAACGTGCTCTGATTAGGCCTCATTATGCATGcatggaaaagcaaacaaacaaaaaaaattagcaacGCTTCTTCTTTTACACATCCCCCCAGCCTGCGCTCTCTcgctctctttctccttttctccacttttttctcccttcgCTCGGCCCCCTTTCCCTGCCTCGCCACTTGCCATTGGTCCAGCCTGttgttgaaacttttttttttttccctcctctctttacgatctgctggagggagggaaggagagaggggggctggagggcagcTCACATTCAAAGCTTGAAAGGAAAGGCTTAAGGAGAGTGACAGCCCCCCGAGGAGCCCCTCCTCCCATTAaggcggcgcggcggccgggCGAGAGGCGCGcagcggcggtggcggcggggatCGGCGCTCAGGGGCtggccgggcggcggcggcggcggcggctgcggcgggggTCGCCGGCAGCACCGTGCCGCGTCGCCGCGGAGGCAGCGGGGCAGGCGGCGTGGATCTGCGCGCTGGTTTTGCAGGGATGTTGCTCTTAATCTGGTCCTGCTCCTTGCagcaaggggaagaaaaagtctCTAGCCTGAGCGATGTGTGTACCCACACTTCCCACTGATTCAAGTGagggcagagctgcttcccGAAAGGTAGGGAGGATCAGGCTCAAAAGGGGACCGACTTTGTTCTTTCTGAAGTCTAAACAGAGCTCCTCGTTTCAGCGTGTTAGTACACTCGGGGAGAGCAAAGCTAACTCTACTAGTGGTGTGCCGCGACCCTGTCAGTACTGCTTTGCTACGCCTTCAGTATTGCAACTTTCTTTCCACTTACCGCATCCCCCACCGATTTTCAACTCATTCAGCTCAGCTTCTCGCCTGTGGTTTTTGTGCACGGGTTTGACACTGACCTACGAGGATACCTGTTGACAGAAATAGCTCTTTGATACTTTATTAAGATCTGCCAAGTAGTAAAAAGTTGTTTAAAGTCAGTTAAGAGgatgaaatgtgttttcactgaaagcaaagtGCCTTGCTGACGTCCTGCCTTTCTGTTACACTCTGTTCGCTTTGCTTTGCTTACAAGGAAGTAGACACAAAAATAGAAGTATTAAGGCACAACGAGCGGTGTGTAACAAAGTAAGTAGTGGTCTATTTACCCATTGCCTTTCGTTTCAGTGCTACCTTAATTCCAGAGCAACGTCGTCTCCAACCTCAAGGGGCATCGGTATCTGCTGCCTGTCAAAACTGGCGCTTTTTTCATCCTGAGACTATCAACTCCATCTGTCACAAAAATCAGGACTAAATCTATTTTCCAGAAACTCGGTGATCTTGGGATCCTATGCGCTGTGGACTGATGTCTGTCTGAAAGTGCATGGAAGGTGGAATGGTGGTGTGGTATGGCTGGGAGTCTGTATGATTGATATGTTGAGAAGCATTCGTAAGGATTTGCTCCATTCTCATCAGTTTTACAAGCTGCTTGTGTTTCTCCTTCAGTACAGTTTTGCCTCTTCTGGTGTAAAAATCgtatttgtgtttttaaatccATGAAAACTGCATTCAGAAACCCTGTCTTCATCCACCTAGTTTGgaactgtttcttttaattcttgttTAATAGTATTATTAAAAATGCCAGATGCCATTCAGGCAGGGTGCAGTACATACACATTGCTATCTACACTGGGCATTGGATTACTTTGCAGCCGTATTCACTGATGGTAACACTGCTACCGGGTGGAAGCCGGCTAGTTTGGGGTGGGTAAGTTGGAGACGATGTTGCAGACGCTGTACAAAgtgctgcagcactgcctgATTGCTAGGGAAACTAGTCCACGtaggtgcagctggagagaaggggGCCTTGATGCCAGGATGTTCCAGGAGTAGCGAGGCTGAGAGAGGGGACTGCAACGGGGCAGGATCATGCCTTGGCATGGGACAGGGGCCTCCTGAACTTCCCCAGCACGGGAGAGCAGATATGGCTGGCTATCTGTCCCAGTGGGGCTGCCTTCTGCGGACAGCTGAGGGATGAGCTCTGCCCTCTCCCAGTTCCTGCCTTCATCTGCAAAATCCATCCAGCTCGGCTGTCATTCATTTCTGGAGCAGAAAGCAGGCTATTTACTTTGTGAGGAATGGCAGCAGCTGAACTTCGGACCTCCCAGGAGGGGGAGTAGAGGAGCCTTCACTGCCGGCCTTGCATCCTTGAGTGGCTGGGAAGAGGCTGCAGTGGTGCTGCCTGAGCAGGAGGATCAGTGCATAGTCCCACTGCTGCTGACAGGCTTCCATGGTTGGGGACAGTGTTCATTTTGCCTGCTGGTCTGAAAGGCGGTGCATGGCCTGAAGCATTATATCATTCATAGGCAGAGATTTTCACATACACCTTTCAGTTAAAGAGATGGAAGTTTcatacagtaataataataatgagaatGATGACTTTGAAGTTTGGAATTTGGAATTATCTTTGAGTGTCATACAACTGACAAAAATCATAACAGAAAATAGCTGGGTTCTTCACTTCCCACACCTTTTAGCCATGTAGAATATGATCATCTACATCCAGGATTATATACCCTTTGTCAGTAAACTAACTTCTTAAAATGGTTTAAAACATAATAGTCTGTCTTTATTTAATGAACATTTGTCCAT contains the following coding sequences:
- the GAS1 gene encoding growth arrest-specific protein 1, with the protein product MVARSPARHGGGGGGRWPRPAAWLWLAAALGALWPPRGSLVQGRRLICWQAVLQCQGEPECSYAYNQYAEACAPVLLQQPPAGGGGDGPAAAAGSAASSRRRCPSHCIAALIQLNHTRRGPALEDCDCAQDENCRATKRAIEPCLPRTSSPAAGGPGGPGGGPGGGGPGGPGGGPGGGGAGVMGCTEARRRCDWDSRCSLALNRYMTYCGKLFNGLRCTPECRAVIEDMLAVPKAVLLNDCVCDGLERPICESVKENMARLCFGADMGGNGAGSSGGSDGGLEEYYDEDYEEEPSQKGRDDAEDNAGSEPGFPVQADSAGRPAAAAAAAWPLLASILLPLLPRL